From Aspergillus fumigatus Af293 chromosome 5, whole genome shotgun sequence, a single genomic window includes:
- a CDS encoding HNH endonuclease family protein, producing MTRLLLSVLLGIPLVAALPVALPTPPGIPSAATAESELAALTVAAAGSNDGYSRDLFPHWISQGGSCNTREVVLARDGTDIVKDSSCYPTSGSWYSPYDGATWTQASDVDIDHVVPLANAWRSGASKWTTAQRRAFANDLTNPQLIAVTDNVNQAKGDDGPEAWKPPLTSYYCTYAKMWVRVKYVYDLTITSAEKNALVSMLDTC from the exons ATGActcgccttctcctctcgGTCCTCCTGGGCATCCCCCTGGTTGCAGCCCTCCCAGTCGCCCTCCCAACTCCCCCAGGAATCCCGTCTGCTGCTACCGCCGAGTCCGAGCTGGCTGCTCTGACCGTGGCCGCCGCAGGCTCCAACGACGGCTACTCGCGCGACCTCTTCCCCCACTGGATCAGCCAAGGGGG CTCCTGCAACACCCGCGAGGTCGTTCTCGCGCGCGACGGCACCGACATCGTCAAGGATTCCAGCTGCTACCCTACCAGCGGATCATGGTACTCGCCCTACGACGGAGCCACCTGGACGCAAGCCAGCGATGTGGATATCGACCATGTTGTCCCCCTCGCCAACGCCTGGAGA TCCGGCGCGTCTAAATGGACAACCGCGCAGCGCAGGGCGTTTGCCAACGACCTGACCAACCCGCAGCTGATCGCGGTGACGGATAACGTCAACCAGGCCAAGGGCGATGATGGACCCGAGGCGTGGAAGCCTCCTCTTA CTTCATATTATTGCACGTATGCAAAGATGTGGGTGAGGGTCAAGTATGTGTATGATTTGACCATTACCtcggcggagaagaatgCGCTGGTGAGCATGTTGGATACTTGCTAG